The Equus caballus isolate H_3958 breed thoroughbred chromosome 25, TB-T2T, whole genome shotgun sequence nucleotide sequence TGGCCTATTTTCTATGGCTATTTTGTTTGTTGTCAGCGTTTTGCAATTACAAACAACACTGTTCCAAGCACTCTTTTCCATCATCTACTCATGTATGCAACTCATTCTGTAAATTCTATACCCAGAAGAAGAATTACTGGATTGTAGGCATGTGTATGTTCAACTTAATATCGCTGCTAAGCTCTTCTGTAAAATAGTTGCAGCAAGAAGCCAAAgtgaaaagtctacatactgcCTGATTTCAAGGATATGATATTCCGGAGAAGGAAAACTATAGAGACAGCAaaaagttcagtggttaccaggggtacAGGTCTTGATGGGAAGAAGGATAAATAGGTACACCaaaggggatttttagggcagtgacagTGTTCTGTATGATGCTGTAACAGTGGATACATGTCCTTATgaatttgttaaaaaacaaaaaaatgtacaaCATAAAGAATGAATTCTAATGTTaactgtggactttagttaataatatatcaatgttagttcaattgtaacaaatgtaccacataGATGcaggatgttaataatagaggaacTGGGTAGGGGTAGGAGAGAAGTATATGGAAACTTTCTGCTAATTTTTATGCAAACCTGAAACTGCCCTAAGAAacaaagtctattaatttttaaaaagttatagtaATTTAAATCTCTGTCACCTGAGTATGAGAATTCCTATTACTTTACTTCTTCAACAATAATTGACATTGacagatttcttaatttttgcaATTCTGGTGAATAGAAactgatatctcactgtggttttactttctatttctctgattatttatAAAGGAGAGCATCTCAGCCTATGTTTATTGGATATTTGTGGCAGAGATGGCTGGCTGTCCACCAAAATTTCATGACCTCATTCCCACGCGAGAAGTTGTCACTGGGAGGCAGCTGCCACATTTTCTACTAATTTAGGTGTAGGTGCATGGCATCTTCTCTCCAGTCAAAGAGAATGTGTCTTATTTCCTGGatggaattttaaagaaaaatatgtgtcTTTTCCTCTATTGTCTGGAATCAAATTACCTGCTGCCCTGAGAGAGAATTGAACCCGGTCCCTGAATTATCACACAGTGAATGCCATCAACCCTCTAGAAGACCCTCACTGCCCCACTGGAGCAGCCATCGCTATCCTTATTGatacaaaattttcttttgtgggatataagattatttcttttccctacttttttattagcttttaaaaaatttattgtatTGTAGGACAGACTTCATATAACCTAGAAATAAATACATTGTCAgttgtatatattgcaaatgcCTTCCATTATTGGAAgcttataactttttttttactatctGTTATTGTCAATTTTAACGTGATTAAAGTTattaatgcattattttatttgagtTCTTGACTTCAATGTACTTCCTTGAGAAAGCCACCTTGAAAACAACAATCATTGccttttagaaaacaaagaagggATGTGACAGCAGGAAAAGTGCAGAGGCCAAGGAAGGGTGGCCTCAGATTTCTTATCAGAGGGAACATCTTGAATTTATGTAAATAGTAGGAATACTTGGTGGAATGCCCTCTAGCACAGTTTGCTACAGATAACACAGCATTAGGTGTGTCCACCCTGTACCCTTGCTCAAAAGATAGAGTCATTCAGCAAAGTAACCTACAGGACTGATACAGCACTGTAGTGTCACTATCAGAATAAATGTCCTTTAAACTCAGAGATATTAATATcaactcaacacacacacacacacacaccttatgACTAACAGCTCATAAGTGCAAGTCATTGTCCAGAGTCTGAGTGAAGTTTGTGACCTTGGAAAATAGAAGCCAATTGAGTCTCTGGAGTGAAACCCATGCCCCTGACCTAATTAACACTGTGTGAATAGAAACTGAGATACATGTCATCAGAATAGAATAATAGAAGATCAATACCATATGCTTTGGTGACAACTCAACAAGATCCAATTATTATAGCACTTTGAAGATTCCATTCCCCGATAGGGTTTTCTACTGACGTGAGCTAGTAAATCATGTTCTTTACAGTGTGGTTTAAGCCAAACATATCtgaatttttaagaagaaaagaaggggcTTCTCTGTCTCATGTACATAAAGATagtgtgctttatttttttatgtaaaattttaaaacttccttcaGTCCTTGAAACATGTGAGTTGAGTGTTTTTAATGTATGAGGTAGAGATTCACTTTGTTTCTTCATATGAataatgaagtttttaaaattaattaattttaaagggtttatttttctctactaCTCTGCAATTGATAAAAGTAATAATTAGATAATTTCATGTGTactccaaaaaataaatacagataaaTGATGAGTAATCTTTAAGTGGAAGTATATCGGTAAGGATTTGTTCAGGAGAGTAGAACAAAAGTGCTTGCTGGTAAAACTGTGGAAGGGCTGGAGGAAAGAGGTCAAGGAACTTACCTCTGAAGATTAAGAAAGCTAAAACAAAAGATTTCAGCCTAAAGTCTAAAACAGTTAGTTACAAAAGATTGATGAGTAGCAGCTGCAAAACTCAAAAATCACTGAGAATCTCCCCCAAATTTCTTAATCTGCAGCAGTAATGCAGATAGCTCTTAGGAGCTCAATTGCAAACTACTGTGAATCTCACATCTGCCAATACTTCTGGATATAATTGCCTCCAGAGAGTAATGTCTTCCCCTCTGCCTTCTAAATCTCTCATGAGTTTCTCttattggaaaatattaaatatgaacaATACAGAAAAGAAGAATCTGGAAAATGTGGTTTCCAGCCTGACCACCACAATGCAAGGGAAGCCTTAGAAGTGGGTGATGATGATGCTAAGTTAACAGCAGACAATCTAGAATAGGACACAAGGACAAGAGAGGGGGACTGTTGTAGGAGGCTGAGAGAGTGTCCATGTTCAAGTCCCAGGAATAGGTTGAGGGACTCAAGGGACAGAGCCACCCAAGATAAGCCTACTTTAGATCAGCTAACCTACTGGTTAGCTGACCACAGAAGCATGAGTGAGAACAACCAAGTCTGGAAAATCAGCCACCCCAGCTAGATCAGCCTAAGGTAGATCAGTCAAACGTCAACTAATCCTCAGATTCGTAACTAACATAAATTCTTATTGTTGAAGGCTGCTGAGactttgtggtcatttgttatccAGCATTTTTGTGGCAAGAGCTAACTGATACACAAGAGTATGAAAAGCTCTTATGTCACAAGGGCACACCTAACCTCATTAGAGTGGGAAAGTATATTATTGCCCTGGAAGTGAGAAGGAAgaggtaaattttttttaaaacaataatccAAATTATCAAACTTAATATCTGAAATGTTGGACAAGTACTTCTCAAGAGATGTAATTTTTTCttgctattctttaaaaatttacttagTTGAGGATTGTTTTCCTCTTCAACTGAATAAAAACTCTTCTGGACCCCATAAATTCTCTTCTAATCCTTAGGTATTAGAAAGGGTAAAGATTACTTTCTATCACAAACACTGCCTCAATTCTGTAGTTAAATTTCCTTTTCCCTCATTGGATCTAGCTGCAGGCAAGTAAGTGAGGTTCAGAAAGGAGTCGTAATGCtactttgtctctttctcctcatttttctcaAGTCCAGTTGCAGTTTCTGAACCCACTTTCTGGTGATGGAGTATGGAAGGAAGAATGAGAAGGTGATaacaataatatttttctttgattgctaCTGTATTAAAATGTTTTGGCTTCTCTTGACCTGAATGATGGTTAAGACTCATTCTCTTGTCACTTCTAGTCCAGGGGATATTCAGAGACTGCTGCACTGCCTTCCCACACATCCTGTAAGTATACTTTTTCCTGTGAATTCTTCTCCTCATATCCTGGTTTTGTAGTGATGTGTTACCTACAGATCTCTTATTCTTTCCTGGAGCTTCCTAGGCTTTCTAATAGGTTTTCTTGAGAAGAATTGAAAATGGTTTCAtaccatttctctctctcacataatCCACCTATGGTCCATAGGAAACATTTTTACTTCTATTGCCCCACCATCAGGAGAAGTGAAAGTATTTCCCAAATAGAATTTTATTCCATAattccagttctctctctctctctttctctctcctctcattcaTCTTTCCTATTGCCCTCACTCTCATAAAGCAAGGGATATACATCAAActctttaaatcattcttttgAAACTTCTCCTACTAAACTTCAAGTGAGGAGGAAATCATCCCCTTCTCGGTTGGAAGATTTGGGGCTCTCTGTGcagctttctcaaaaaaaaaaaagaaacaaacaaaaaaataccacTCTACAAGAACCTCTCATCTCCAGCTCTTAGGAAATTTTTAGATCCACATCTAGGTTGAGAGGCTCAAAAGTTATGAAATGGATTATTGGGTATTTTATATAAACATCTTCATTTTGTATCTTACAGATACAAAATATCTTGCAGATACTCACTTTGGTATCTGGTATCTATCAAATCTTGGTGCCTCAGATAAAACTTCCAGTTTAACATCCTGACACCAGCTGCTCCCTCTTCCTGTGCTCATCAGGAAAAGATAGAACTTCATGTGTCTGGATGATTCTGATTCGTGAAGTCTCAGGTAGAGCAACACATCCTTTGGCAAGGTTTTCATGTCCTCTGCCACTAGGCTGAGCTAATTATTCCTCATCAGGACACAGTGATCCATATAAACAATTATGGTCCTTGGCTGAATAGCTCTAGAGTCCAACAGCCAAGATTGAAAACTTCCTTTCACTACCTGCAATTTTAAGGAAGTCTTCTTCAGCTCTTTGAGCCTGAGTTTTCCCAAAATATCTCTTAGGGTTGTTGTCAAGATTAAATTAGATGATTTTAATGCATATTAAGCTGTTCAACCAGTACCTGAGACAATGGAGGTGATGTTAATTTTGCTGCTGATTACCTGTTTGTgttcagagagaaaggaagcatgGGCTATATTCCTGAAGGTCAATAAATCAGAGTGTTAATTATTATATAAGGAAAGTAAAATTTAATATGCTCTCCCTGAAAGTTCTAGAAGGGCTCAGGGTCCCTGGATGCTTGGGTGCCTGGGTGAAGGAGAAGCCATATTGTCACCAAAATGGAAAATCCTTTAGAAATGGAAATGTCAAAGGTCAAACACATTTGATAACAAATTTAATATTGGGAAAGGGCTATCCTGATGGCTTCTATTCATTGATACCAACTAAAGTGACATAGCAACCTCAAAGTATTTACAATCCACATTATCtgagaaaagagcaaattaatTCCCATAAAGCATATAACATTCTAATACTCTCCCTATCAGGTGAAAGAATAATGTCAGCAAAGATTTAGGAGTAACAGCTATGGAAACAAGACAAGTGagctatatttttaataatttgtatttaCATGTTACTATGGAAATAAGAGCATATGAGTGCTTTAAAAGAAAGGTAAgtattttttggaagaatatgTTTTCTTACTCAAGAGTTTTTTCAAGGCCCCtttcatgtctttatttctcaGGCTATAAATGAAGGGGTTTAACATGGGAGTGACCACTGTGTACATCAATGAAGCAATTATGTTATTGTCATTGGTGTTGTtggatgaaggaaggaaatatagaCCAATAATTGTCCCATAGTAAAGGGTCACTACTGAGAGATGAGATCCACAAGTGGACAAGGCTTTGCCAATGCCCTGGGTAGAGGGAGCCCGGACGATGGTGGCCCCAATATGGCCATAAGAAACCAGGATGCCTAAGAATGGAAGCACAATGGTTGCTATTCCCACAATAAAGATTAGCAATTGGTTGAGGGAAGTGTCTGAGCAGGACAACTTGAGTAGGGCATCAAGGTCACAGAAGAAGTGAGGGACAGTGTGATCAGCACAGAAGGACAGCTGGGCCAGGAGGAGGGTGTGCAAAAGGGCACAAGCACAAGTAATGAGCCAGGACCCAGCCACCAGCATGGCACAAACGCTCTGACTCATGATGGTGGTATAATGGAGAGGATGACAGATGGCCACATACCTGTCATAGGCCATTGAAGTGATCAGGAAACTGTCCAAAGCagcaaagaagatgaaaaaatatgtCTGTGTAATGCTTCCTGCATAGGGGATGGATTTGTACTTAGTGTGCTTGTTCATCAACATCTTAGGGACGGTGACAGATGAGAAGGAGATATCAGTGAAGGCCAAGTGGCTAAGGAAGAAGTACATTGGGGTGTGGAGGTGAGAGtccagcctgatgagcagtatgATGAGTAGGTTCCCCAGCACCGTGGTCAGGTACATGCCCAGGAACAGGGTGAGGAACATGCTTTGCTGCTCTGGCCAGAAGGGAAGCCCCAAGATGATGAATTTGGACATGCTGCTCTGGTTCTCCCTCCTCATACTGGTATATCAGCTGGATGGGGAAAGTTTAAGGGAAAAAGAatgtttcatgataaaaaaaatgaTCACTGTGGCATAACATAATAGAGATGTTCTTTTGATTTAGAGAATATCTTCATctatattttcttacatttgaTGCATGTTTTGCTGGTTAAACGTAGAAAAGTGTAGGTTTACTTTACATAGCTACTTTCTTTCTCAACCAGATGCCAGTCTCTGTAAATGATAATACTAATAGTTAATGTTTATTAAAAACTGTCCTGATGCTCTGTTCTAATAGCTTACATGTAGTAACTGAGTCAACAGTCTTAAGTAGGTGAGctaggtaggtactgttattattcccacttttgGATGGTATAACTGAGGCAGACAGTCACACAGTCACTGAggtaagaagaagagaaaatgggctTTGGTGTCCAAGCATTTTGACTTCAGAGTTTGGTCTCTGGAAGCAAAACAAATGATTTGACATCAGAAATCTCATTGCCCGTCATAATTTTGTGGGTAATGAgctgtttaattttgtaaattttgctTCTCTACACATTCCatgattatttctaatttgttcttTGATTGTAGACCCAGAGTGTATCACAGACAATTAATGTATACCCAATACAAGTTTGTTTAACAAATCACAGATGGCACATACAATTAAATTCATTATGGCAGCCTCTTTAAGAAACTTACATCAGTCCTTGTTGAAGACCCAGATTTAACCCTAATAATCCCAGGACCCCTGGCTATTTAGCTTCCACATGGCATCACATTCAAAGAAGTACAATCTAAAAGCCAAACGTAACTTTAAAAAGGAATTATAATCTTTTTGGCATCTCTAAAATAGCCTATTAGAAATTTACTTCCTAACCCAAATCAATGTTTATcaaaatatctatatatttttaaaagagaagtttGGGATTCCCTATAATGTATCAAAGTGATTATAAAGCTATACTTATTACAACACATAATGTATTTTTACAAAGATAAACCAATGAAGCagtggaagaaaacagagagcctagaaacagACATGTTTATAATGAAGACTTGGTCTCACTGTCTTTTTGTCAGCTAGATTAAGAAGGTGACCATGTACCAGTCCCAGTTCACTCACCCCTAACTGAATGAAAGGAAGAGTGTAATTATGAACCAACTTAATCCAGTGTTAAAAATTCGTGTTAAATGATAACTTTCAGTGACTACAGTAAAGTAGCCATCTGGCTCCCTATGTCTGGAAGCAGATCATATCATAATATTTATGAATGCTTTACCAGTTGGTCTCCCAGAAACAAATGAAGGATAGTTTGCTATTTAGTCCCAGAGGCAGAAGGCTTTCTGCACAGATTCCAGAAGAATCTCAGCAGACCCAACCCTGAGCCCACAATATTCATGGATTCTGGAAAATGAGTGATGGAAGACTCTctctaatttttttaagattcttcAGATTATCTAGGTCAGTTTTTCTTAAGGGGACATGCATAACTATGGCTATGTAGTGTGATTTCCAGAACAACACTGAACCTTCCATACCCCTACCCAGAACACCACCTTCAATAGGATGCTAGTATCTGAAATTCTTTTAGCAAGAGAAAAAGGGCTCTAAGTTCTCAACTTtagattcaatttaaaaataaatgttcttgGGATAGAGAGCCTCTAGCCAGCACTCTCACTGAGATGGAATGTCTGGAAGTTGTTCATATTTGGGGACAAGGTTTAGATGGCAGAACAAGGGCACTGACCTCCTCAGACAaactgaggaaggaagagggttGAGGAGTATAGGTAGAATGGAGCAGAGGCTGTGGACACTGAGAACAAATTTACTGTCTTTCCAATTTGGCTGGGATAACTGCTACAGGGCTAGAAATAATTACATTGTTAACAAAATCTGATTTAGTACTTAATTTGTACGCGGTGCTTTTCAAATACTGTTCACTTCTTCTCACAGCATTTCAACAGAGGCATTCTGGTTCTCATTTTAGAGAGGAGAACGTTGGGACTCAGTGATGGAACTTGACTGATATTATAGCACTAGTATGCAGTGAACCTGGGATTTGATCCCAGGCCTATCTAGATTCAAAGACTACATTCTTCCCACAATGTTACATGCCTTCTTTAACTATATCCTCAAGCAAGACTGTACTTGCTGCCTGAGAGCACTCAAGAATTTCAGGAAGTGACTCAAGACAGTTTGAGAGTGGATGAAAATCTTTGGCTTCAAGCTATGTGCCTTGATggtaatatcaataataataataataaaattctaaCAATCATTCATTAGTCACATGTTCACTGTGTGAATAATATAGGCCAGCTGCTGTAACATGTACTTTATATCATATCAGCTTAAGAGGACCACAGAATTGCATTATTCTCATTTAACCAGTTGGAAACTAAGACTGAGAGAAtgtaagtaatttgcctaaaatCATTCAGCATGAAAATGATGGACAGATCATTCAATCTCAGAtttacctgatttcaaaaccatGTTCTAACCACTATGCAATATTGCCTCCAGCAGAACATGATTTGATGAAAAAGAGACATATGTTCTCctcattaaagagaaaaatatgggaCCCGTAATTTCCATGAAAGCCTTTGGATGGATGCATTGCCTCCGTCCTTAATTAGATAATCAGTAGTGAATAGAGAGAGTAGGATACCAGCTACTGGGTTTACAAAGGCTACCCATAAAGTGAATTTCTCAAGGGTCCAGGACAAAAGCAGATCAGACCCTGGCTGATATTTTTTATGGACTATCTAGTTTCTTCAAACAAGGCAAAGATTAAGGCAACTATGGTGCACATCTATTGAAGTAATATCACATAGCAAATAAAATGAGTTCATGAAAACTTCACGACATAATATTTGAACGAACATAAcagaaaattacatatatttctgtttcataattatttgcaaaaaattcagattattattatttttaaccctAGAAGATTGTGCTTATAGCTTGGATTCAGGGCAGATATTCATCAAAACTATGAAAGAGATAACATTTTCCTAGAGAGGAATGTACAAACCACATGGAATTGTAATTATGGTATCCACATAAGATATTCAATATCTCACACAAAATTGCGTAAATTTCCACGCACGAGTGTGCAAAATTTTGTAGTTGATCAttcacacacgcaaacacacataTTGCTGAGTGAAGTATACAAGTACTGTCATTACCTACTTTGAGAGTGAATAATTCAAATACTGTCATCTCTGGGGTGTaaactaatttttcattttctctccaaaaGACTTAGAGCTGGGACAAGGAGAAAAGTCACAAACTCAACCCTGAGGTGAGGATGAGGTACACTCGCTCTTTTTCACCACATTCTAATAATGACAATGGTCTCCATTTTTATGAGGCAGGCTGGGAACCCAGGGGACCCATCCACAAATTTCTGGTGAGGGACTATATGGGAGTAATTATTGCATTTTCCTTACCCATTCCCAGGGGAGATGTGCCTTTCTTGCATACTAAAGATAGTTAACTCTGcagaatataaatttattatttgcagtttcttttatttatcaagaattttcacatctatgagttcatttagttctcacaataATTCTTGAGGTAGATAGTGTTCTTGTCATTTTATTGTGTTTGAGCATGGCTCAAAGGAAAATGGCCAAATGAAGATTCAAACCCAAACACACTAACTTCAAACTGAAAACCTAATTCCATTGCACTATGATGCCTCCATTGGAGTAGTGGGCTCTGTATTGTGTGGACTTCTTACTTCCCATATTCAATGCAGAACTGGGAGGAGCATTGCCACTAGACCCTAAGGAATAAAAACACTTGTCAAGGAATAGTTGAGCTTCTGTTTCTCGGAAATAGAGGGTTTTTATTCCTACACAAACACCTGAATGCATGTAGAGATTTTTTTTGTCAACTATGACACATAACAGTTAGCACATACTCAGGGctcaaaatatattctttaatcaTAAGAATGACAGTGTGAGAAGTCTTTGGAAACTTGTTCCATTCAGATTGGCAAATATCAAGAAGAGACAAAGATTGAAGTGGAGGCACTTTATCCATTATTTTTCCAATAatacattcatttgtttatttattcataaaaatattgtgTACCTACTTTGTGGCAAGGATTTTGTGAGTACCCTGGGTAAACATTTGaaacacagtttttttttttctctcaaaatagCTCCAAGTGTAGTAAGAAAGGTAGACAAGACAGTGTGTGTCCAATGCTATAATGAAGGAGAGTGCTAAGTGTCattggagcagagaggaggggtaTCAAACCCAAATTTAAGAGGTCAAGTAAGGTAGGCTTGTAGGAAGCTATATGTAAGCAGAGATCTGAGACAATCAAAGCAAGTGAAAGGTGATGTGGACAGTGTAGAGGCAGATatttggaaggaagagaaagaggaatagGAAAATACTTGGAGAATAGAAAGAATGAGAAGTTTGGAAAACTGTTATCAGGAAAATTAGAAGAGCTGGAATGTACACTTCAACAGAGAAAGAGGTTCAGGATAAGGCCAGAGAAATTTGCAGGAATGAATCATGCAGTGCCTTGGAAGCCATGCTGAACAATTTGTACTTTATccaaaaaagaaagggagagcaCAGAAGAATTTCATCAGAATATTGACAGTGTCATATTAAAAACTATCACTGTAGGCAAAGAATGGATAATGAGCCTCTCTTTGCAGTGGGTGGAGGAAATGTTGGCAGGGCAGGAACTGAGTGTTTGGATGCAAGACCAGCAGcaaggagactagttaggaagTGGTCACAGTCATTTGGGTAAGAGATTATTGAGGTATGTCTAAGAGAGATAATGGAATTGGAGAGAACTATATGTATTTAAGTCTCCTTTAGAGTCAAAATCTTAGGGATGTGCTCATTTTAACATGAACTGATTTTCATAAGACTGTAGAAAGTGAGGAAGACAAATGAGTTAAAAACCTCTCTAAATGTATGGCTTGGACAGTTGGGTGTATGGTTGTGGTATTCTCTGTTCTATCTCTCTGAGACAGGGGACACAGAAGTAGAAACAGATTTGAGTTTTTAATGGACTGAGCATGAAGTATGTAAGGGTCACCCATGGGAAGGAATTCAGGGAACAGGTGGATATATCCTGGATAGAGATAAAAACTCATGGACTGTCAACATAGAAAAGGATGAGATTTCCTAAAAGCAATAACATAAATAAGAAAAGTtgagaaaagagaataagaatatagagaagagaaagcacagagagaggagggaaagaaaatcaaggaaagggaagagaataaGGCTGAGGACAGACCATAGAGAACATTGACAATTAAGGAAATGGCAGAGAAAGAGTGTCCCTAAAAAGACATCAAAGAACAACCatagacataaaaggaaaatataaatatgtgtgagCTAAGGTAAGAGAAGATTAAGTGTTGAAAACTACTCTCTGAATTTAGTAATAAGGAGGATTTTGATGATGCAACCAGGAGGAATGTCAGTGAGTGGTGAGGACAGAATCTAGATTACAGTGGATTGAGGAAAAAATGGAGAGTAAGGAAGTGCATAAAGTGGCTAGTTGGATTGATCCAACGTGAAACTTTACTAGAAGGGTGGAATGGAAGGCCATAGTGGTAAAGACTTGGGTAAATTGGTGAGAGTGATAAACCATAAAATCCATCCAAGAGCAGTAACAGAGTGAAGACAAAACAAATTTTTGGGAAAATAGACAGACCTAGAGATTGGATAGATTTATGAGGCCCAAGATCCTGTGTAATGGGTAAAGTTGAAATAGAAAGCAAGAATTGaatgtttaaatttaatatttcataGGAAAAGCAATTCCAGTTCTTGTCATATGGCCATGGGAAGAGATGGCTAACGTGTAATGGAGGTCACGCTTATTGAAGGTGAGATCAAAGAATAAATATTCCATGTTATTGAATGGTTCACTCATGCAAATACTGAAGGCACTCAAGCTGATGGTTAATTTGTAGGGGAGAAGTAAATTAATCCAGGTGTTAGAACTGTAACAAAATAGGAGACATTGGAGTTTGGTCATTGTTGGTGTATGCTCTGACATCTAACAGTTTCTACTCCTGGTCTAGTATGGAGAAAGCTTCATGCAGAAAGATGTCTAATTGcataacacaattttaaaataggaGAATTAGTCATGGCCTAGTTTCCATCAATAAGGAAAGGGTAAGGCAATCATGGTACATATCCATTAGAAGTAATATTAATAACTATTAAAATGATGTTTATGAAAAGCTTACGATGTAATTTTTgaaataacataaaagaaaattgtatATAGGCATGTCTACAACTAATTGCAAAAATGCAGAGTATCATTTTTAATGCTTGGAAGAATGTGTTCCAAAATGTCAACAGAAGCTGTATTTTATTGACATTtgtgtgctttaaaaatattcatctgCCATGGCATTTATATAATCatgaatttcttttataaatagtGAAAATATCAGACAGTTTTGTGAACCACTGCTGAATCTCATGGGAAAGAGAGTGGTCCAGGAAAAAAACCCTATATACTTTGTGTCTACTGTCATAAGTTCATCCACTTGGTTTTGACTCAAATACTCTTTGCCCTGAACTTCCATTCCATTCAAACTTACTTTCTTACTCCCTCCAGGCCCCTGACAAAAAATTAAACCATTCACCAATGCCCAAGAATCCATGTATATTCTTACCCCAGACCATTTATTTGAAGATATGACTGGGAGGGACGTCAGCATCATggaagagtgagttgttcctttgtctctctcttctaagTTACACCCAAACGGACATCCATTCACCAACAGAGCATTCCATACAGCGCTAGAGGATGTCTGAGAGATGcacgcagctatacatctgaaggtaggTGAATTGGATTCCTGAGAAGCAGTGAAACTAGGGGAGTggtcccctccccatccccagttGCAAAATCCAGGACACAGATCCTCACACAGAGGCCAGCATGACTCTGAGTGGATGCAGGGGCAGCCCAGCCCATGCTTGAATGCCATAAGgtggttgggggctggcccacaAGAGTACCCACAGAATGGCAGTGGCCCCACCTGCACGAATGACCCTGGTCCCACCTCCTTGCACATGACCCATGGAGTGGAATGCTAATGCACTCCATGAGTGGCAGAAGCCCTGACTGCAAGAATGCGGAGTGGTCTGACAGGCACAAACATGAGTAGACGAGGTGGGAACAGAAAAAAACCCTGGCCCCC carries:
- the OR1J1F gene encoding olfactory receptor family 1 subfamily J member 1F (The RefSeq protein has 1 substitution compared to this genomic sequence), which gives rise to MRRENQSSMSKFIILGLPFWPEQQSMFLTLFLGMYLTTVLGNLLIILLIRLDSHLHTPMYFFLSHLAFTDISFSSVTVPKMLMNKHTKYKSIPYAGSITQTYFFIFFAALDSFLITSMAYDRYVAICHPLHYTTIMSQSVCAMLVAGSWLITCACALLHTLLLAQLSFCADHTVPHFFCDLDALLKLSCSDTSLNQLLIFIVGIATIVLPFLGILVSYGHIGATIVRAPSTQGIGKALSTCGSHLSVVTLYYGTIIGLYFLPSSNNTNDNNIIASLMYTVVTPMLNPFIYSLRNKDMKGALKKLLSKKTYSSKQYLPFF